The uncultured Dysgonomonas sp. genome contains the following window.
ATGTCTGTATCCGAGTACGATTACAGAAGAGTAGACACAGTGTTGATTATGGCTGTAAATTTGATCAATGAATATTCGGATAATTATAGATTCGATGCGTACCGGAGCACGGTGCAACCTGACGGTTCATTGACAGACAGTGTGGCTATGGGGAAAATATTGGCAGTAAAAGCCGTCAGCGAAAAGGTAGTTCGTTTCTTTGGAGAAGGTGTTACAGAAGAGAAAAATAATATTGCTGATTATTGTGTGACATTATCAGTAAAGGATGATAACACTTTGGATATAGGAGCATGGGATACTTCGAAACTAACAGTAAAAGATGGTAGTGGATATTACGATTCTAAAATGAGAATTTTCTATCTGAAATGGAATTATATCAGAGATGGAATTGAATATCAGGTAGGAGGGACTTTAGCTAATCAAAGAGGACAATCAGGAAATTAGAGGAAAATGCAATTGAAAGATTGATCGTTAGCTGATTATTAAAAAATCAAATTGAAAGAGGCTGAAAATTATAATTTTCAGCCTCTTTTTGTCTCATTATAAGAAACCTGGGTCTAATCGTTTTCTTCGTTTTATATGAATGCCTACCTTAAATTTTAATAGATGCCTACTAGTATATATTTACTTTATTTACCTATTGCATATACTGTGTGCAAAATAACAAGAGGCAGTATATATCAAGTTAAAGATAAAAGTAAAGTTTTTCTATTGAAGAAAAAAAACTAAATTTGAGACAATAAGCCAGAAGCCTGTTTCAATTTTATCCGGTTCAATTATTAGGAGCTATTTTATTTGACTTGTTTTTCTCTAAAGCAATAATTGTGAGTTGATTGGCTTTGCCAGTTTGGCAATTATGATGAACGAAAAACGAAGATTAGAAAAAAAAAAACGAAAAAGAGACTAAAAAGAAACTAAAAAGAAACGTCAAAAGATGGATAATGGAATACTTTTGCAGAGTCAAAAACAGGTACGAAGTAGATAAACCCAACGTGCAGTATCAGTCTCTTTTGTAAAAAACTATAACTAAGACAAGCTAAGCACAAAAGATATTTTTGCATCATGAATAAGGAGCAAGATCTGATAAAAGACTTAATTGCAGGAAAAGAGGATGCCTATAAGTATATATATGATCATCACTATCAAGCTTTATGTACATATGCTTATCAGTATGTGAAAGACGTTTATATAGCGGAAATGATTGTAGGGGATGTCATTTTCTCTATTTGGTCTAAACATGATAATCTGATAATCAATAGTTCTTTGCGCGGTTATCTGATGAGTGCAGTAAAGAACACGTCGATAAATTATCTGATAAGAGAGAAAAAAATGGAGATTATAAAATCAGAGATTCAGTCATCGATGGAAAAAAATACGGATGTACTGACTTATCTGGAAAATTCCCCATTAACAAAGCTGATAGAAAGAGAACTTGACCTGAAGATTAAGGATACCCTTGCAAATATGCCCGACTTAACCCGCAGGGTATTTGAGTTGAGTCGGTTTTCTGATATGAAGTATCATGAAATAGCACAGACTCTTGATGTTTCGGTAGATACTGTAAAATATCATATGAAGGCTGCATTGTCGCGTTTGCGAAACGATCTGAAAGACTATATAAATGTATTAATACCTTTCTTATTAATTTTAATGAAAAAAGATCTGTTTTGATTTACCCTTTTTTCATTTTGGTTTGTCTTTAATTATATAAGCAATATATAAATGGAAGAATACCACAATATAGACGAGCATAAGCTTACACTTATTATAGATTTTCTGGAAGGATCACTTTCGGAAAAAGATAATGATGAACTACAACTTTGGTTAGCAGAATCCGAACTCCATGCATCCTACTTTGAGGAAATAAAAAAAATATACTATTCATTTGAATATATTAAGGAGAGCCAAAAATATGATAAAGACAAGGCTTTCGATCTTTTTAAAGAGCGCATAGCAGTATCTTCAAATGATACCAAAGAAGAAGATGCGCGAGTAAATATAATTGCAGAGAAATCATATAATAGAAAAACACTCTTAACCGTAGCCGGTATTGCTGCAACTATTGCTTTGCTCATAGGCTTTTCTTTCTCTTTTCTTCAGATGAAGTCAACGACCTCTTTCCAAAAAGATGTTACGGTAGAATCGCCTCCGGGACAAAAGACAAAACTCTTTTTGCCGGATGGAACATTGGTCTGGTTAAATTCGGGTACAAGAATAACGTATAATACCGATTATGGTGTGGATAACCGGAATATAAAAATGGATGGAGAAGCTTTCTTCGATGTGACGAGGAATGTAGAATTAAGCTTTAAGGTGGTAATTAATGATATACAAGTGAGTGTGCTGGGGACTTCGTTCGATGTTGAAGCCTATCAACGGGACAAGGAGATGTCAGTCTCTGTTATGACCGGGCAAGTCTCTGTAGGAAAGATAAATGACAAGATATTCGGAGTATTGAAGCCTAATGAAAAAATAGTTATAAATAAAGATAATAATAATTTTAAAATCCAAGCTTGTGATCCGGATATAGATGGTATATGGCGGC
Protein-coding sequences here:
- a CDS encoding FecR family protein encodes the protein MEEYHNIDEHKLTLIIDFLEGSLSEKDNDELQLWLAESELHASYFEEIKKIYYSFEYIKESQKYDKDKAFDLFKERIAVSSNDTKEEDARVNIIAEKSYNRKTLLTVAGIAATIALLIGFSFSFLQMKSTTSFQKDVTVESPPGQKTKLFLPDGTLVWLNSGTRITYNTDYGVDNRNIKMDGEAFFDVTRNVELSFKVVINDIQVSVLGTSFDVEAYQRDKEMSVSVMTGQVSVGKINDKIFGVLKPNEKIVINKDNNNFKIQACDPDIDGIWRHGQLKIINDPMPVVISKMERWYGVNITVEGKISHEHYWMTIKTESLTEILELINKITPINYKIKGEEVIIRYK
- a CDS encoding RNA polymerase sigma-70 factor, whose translation is MNKEQDLIKDLIAGKEDAYKYIYDHHYQALCTYAYQYVKDVYIAEMIVGDVIFSIWSKHDNLIINSSLRGYLMSAVKNTSINYLIREKKMEIIKSEIQSSMEKNTDVLTYLENSPLTKLIERELDLKIKDTLANMPDLTRRVFELSRFSDMKYHEIAQTLDVSVDTVKYHMKAALSRLRNDLKDYINVLIPFLLILMKKDLF